The nucleotide sequence AGGCCGACTCGATGACCAGCTTGTTCAGCCTGTCGACAAAGGGCGGGTCGGACAAGGCCTTGCCGATGGCCTCGTCCAGGCGCCTGACCGTCTCCTGCGGGGTGCCGGCCGGCGCATACGCGCCGAACCAGCCCTGCACATCCAGCCCCTTGATGCCCTGCTCTTCCAGCGTGGGCACCTCGGGCGCCAGGCGATAGCGCTTCGGCGTGAATATGCCCAGGATGCGCAGCTTGCCGGTGCGGTGGTATTCGATATGGTCGATCAGCGTGTCGATGCCGGCCACCACATGGCCGCCCAGAATGGCGTTGAGCAAGGGCGCGCCGCCCTTGAACGCCACGTGCGTCCACTGCACGCCGGCCGCCTTGGCATACATCAGGCCCGCGAAGTGCGACATGCCGCCCGCCGATGAAGAGCCATAATTGGCCTGCCCGGGATGCGCCTTCAGCCAGGCGGCCAGGTCGGCGGGCGTCTTGATCGGCGACGCCGCGCTGACCGACAGCGCGATGGGATAGGCGATCAGGCGCGACACCGGTACAAAATCCTTGCGCATGTCGTATCCCAGCGTCTTGGCATACACCAGGGTCTGGATGGTGGTCAGCGCATTGGGCGCAATCATCACCACGCTGCCGTCGGGCGGCGAATGCTTGACGATGCCGGCCGCGATGCGGCCGCCCGCCCCCGGGCGGTTCTCGACGATGACGTTGGCGCCCAGGTTCTCTGCCAGCGGCTGGGCCAGCAGCCGCGCCACCGTGTCGACGCTGCCCCCCGGGGGGTAGCCGACGATCAGCTTGATCGTCTGCGGCATGGGCGGCTGCCCGGCGGCAAGGCAAAGGCTGCTGCCGGCCAGCAGCAGCCCAAGCGCCCCCAGGGCGCGGTAAAACCGGCTTATCTTGGACATGCGACTTCCCCTTGGTTTTGATACAGTCTGGTACCAGCTGCCAGCGTTATCATCGCGACGCCCCCGCCCCTCGGTCAACGGCACTTCCGACATCGCGATCACTCTACGGAATCGCCCGGGCCCCGCATGACACTTCAACAGCTTCGCGACTTCATTGCCGTCATCGAGCACGGGGGGTTCCGTGCCGCGGCGCGCGCGCTCAACGTGTCGCAGGGCGGGCTGACCAAGAGCCTGGCCCGGCTGGAAGACGATCATGGGGTCTGCCTGCTGGCGCGCGACGCCAAGGGCCTGGAACTGACGGCGCACGGCGAAGAATTCCTGCACCTGGCCCGGGCCACGGTGCTCGAGGCCGACCGCGCCTCGCAATGGCTGTTCAAGACCGGCGCGCAGCAGCGTCCCACCATCAACATCGGCATCTCGATCGATCCGGCGCTGCGCCTGGCGCCCACCGTGCTGAACGACTTCCGCAGCCGCAACCCCGACGTATCGCTGCAGATCACCCAATCGGTGGCCAGCGACCTGCTGCTGCAAGTGCGCGACAACCGCATCGAAGTCGCGCTGGTGCGCATCCCGGCCGGCCTGCAGTCCGACGACCTGCACGTCGAAGCGCTCTACCAGGCCAGGCCCGCCATTCTGGCCCGCGCGGGCCACCCCCTGGCCCGGGCCCGCTCGGTCAGCGAGCTGATCCAGTGCGACTGGATCGTGGTGGGCTCGGCGCCCGACCGCGGCACCGAAGACGCCAGCCTGACCGAACTGTTCGACGACGCCCAGCTCGGGCGGCCCCGCATCGCCGCCTATTCTTCATCGCTGTTCGACACCGTTTCGATGCTGATGGAATCCGACTGCCTGGCCCGACTGCCTCGCGTGGTGCTGGATCACCCGCTGGTGCAGGGGCGGCTGGTCGCCATTCCGGTGGACGACCCGCCGCGCCCGTACACGATAGGCATCGTGTACAAATCGGGCCGGCGCCTCAGCCGCGAAGCGCAGCGGCTGTGCGCCATGCTGGCCTCGTACGCGCGCATTGACAGGGTCCAGGAAAGGCCATAATGCCCACGCGAACCGTCGCGATCGCCATCCACGACGGCGTCCAGGCGCTGGACGTGGCCGGGCCGGTGGATGTCTTTCACGAGGCCAACGGATACCTGCCCCCGCAAGACCGGTACGAAACCGTGCTGGTCGCCGCCGACCGCAGCCCCCTGCGGGCCTCGAACCGCATGCAGATGCTTGCCGACCTGGCCTTTGAAGATGCCGGGGCCGGCTTCGACATCCTGCTGGTGGCCGGCGGCCCCGGCCTGCCCGAGGCGGAGCCGGACCCCCGGTTCGTCGAATGGATCCGCGCGGCCTCGCAGCGGGCCGGCATTTATGGCTCCATTTGCACCGGAGCCTTCGCGCTGGGCCATGCCGGCCTGCTCGACCAGCGCCGGGTCACCACGCACTGGCAGAATGCGTCCAGGCTGGCGGCGCGCTTTCCGCGCGCGCGGGTCGAACCCGATGCCATTTACGTATGCGACGGCAGGCTGGTTACCTCGGCCGGCGTCACCGCCGGCATCGACCTGGCCCTGGCGCTGGTCGGCCAGTGCCACGGCCCGGCAATCTCGGTGGCGGTCGCCAAGCGGCTGGTGGTGGTGGCGCAGCGGCAAGGCGGGCAATCGCAGTTCAGCCCGTACCTTAGCGCCCCGGCCGACCCGGTGTCGCCGGTGGCCCGCATCCAGGCCCACGTCATGGCGCACATCGGCGGGCGGCATACCCTGCAATCGCTGGCCGCCGAAGTCGGCATGAGCCCGCGCAGCCTGGCGCGCTATTTCGTGCAGGAAGCCGGCATCACGCCGCATGAATTCGTGCAGCGCGCCCGCATAGACGCCGCGCGCATGATGCTGGAAGCGGGCGAACGCCCGCTGAAAACCATCGCCTACGACTGCGGCTTCGGCACGGTGGACAGGATGCGCATCGTGTTCGGCGCACGGCTGGGCGTGACGCCGGCGCAGTACCGGGCCAGTTTCCGCCGGCGCGGCCCGTAGGGGGCCGCGCCGGCGCGGGGCTACAGGCCCAGCGCCTTGGCGACGCCCGCGCCATAGGCCGGGTCGGCCTTGGCACAGTTGTCGACGTGGCGCCGCTTCACTTCCAGGCGCGCATCGCCCATGGCGCGCGCCGTGTTCTCGAACAGCAATTGCTGCTGCGCGGGAGACATCAGGCGGAACAGATTGCCCGGCTGTTCGAAGTGGTCTTCATCGACGCGATGGTCCCAGTGGTCGGCCGCGCCGTCCAGGGCCAGCGGCGGCTCTTGCAGCGACGGATCGTTGCCGATCCAGGCGCCCTTGCTGTTGGGCCAGTAGTTGGTAGTGGCGCCCAGGTTGCCGTCGGTGCGCATGGCGCCATCGCGGTGAAAACTGTGGAAGGGACAGCGCGGCGCGTTGACCGGGATGTGATTGAAGTTGGCTCCCAGGCGGTAGCGCTGCGCATCGCCATACGAAAACAGCCGCCCCTGCAGCATGCGGTCGGGCGAAAACCCGATGCCCGGCACCACGTTGGCCGGCGAAAACGCCGCCTGCTCCACTTCCGCGAAATAATTGTCGGGATAGCGGTTCAGTTCCATTACGCCCACTTCGATCAACGGATAGTCGCCCTTGGGCCATACCTTGGTCAGGTCGAACGGGTTGTGCTTGTGACCGCGGGCCTGCTGTTCGGTCATGACCTGGATGAACAGCTTCCAGCGCGGGAAATCGCCGCGATCGATGGCTTCCAGCAGGTCGCGGCCATGGTTTTCGCGGTCGTTGGCGATGATGGCTGCCGCTTCCTGGTCGGTAAGGTTCTCGATGCCCTGCTGGCAGCGGAAATGGAACTTCACCCACACGCGTTCGTTGGCGGCGTTGATCATCGAGAACGTATGGCTGCCGAAACCGTGCATATGCCGCAGGGTTCTGGGAATGCCGCGATCCGACATCACAATGGTGACCTGGTGCAGCGCTTCGGGCAGCAAGGTCCAGAAATCCCAGTTGCTGTCGGGCGAACGCAGGCCGGTGCGCGGGTCGCGCTTGATGGCGTGGTTCAGGTCGGGGAAGCGCAGCGGGTCGCGGAAGAAGAACACCGGCGTGTTGTTGCCCACGATGTCCCAGTTGCCTTCTTCGGTGTAGAACTTCACGGCGAAGCCGCGGATGTCGCGCTCGGCGTCGGCCGCGCCGCGTTCGCCAGCCACCGTGGAAAAGCGCATGAACAGCGGCGTTTGCTTGCCCACCTGGGAAAAGATTTTTGCCTTGGTGTAGCGGCTGATGTCATGCGTGACCGTGAACGTGCCGTGCGCGCCCCAGCCCTTGGCGTGCATGCGGCGCTCGGGGATGACTTCGCGGTCGAAGTGGGCCAGTTTCTCGATCAGCCAGATGTCTTGCAGCAGCGCCGGGCCGCGCGGGCCCGCAGTCATGGTATTGAGGTTGTCGGCCACCGGAGCACCGGTGGCGTGGGTCATGGCAGGCAGCGCATCGCCGTTGGGTGTTTGCTTATCGGTCATTTTTGATACTCCAATAAATCCGGGACTCGGCTACCGGCTGCAATCAATTCGGCCAGGCCGAGTTGAGGATGATAGAGCAGAAATTCATCCTCTTATAGCCGGGATCTTTCAATGCAAGCACGTCGGCCTTGACGTTGCCCAAGGTCGTCTGCGGTTTGTGCCGGATGCCCGCCGCGAAGTGGTCGATGATGCTTTCCTTGAAATCCGGTTCGCGCGGATGATGGCGGCAGACGTGGTCGCGCTGGTCGTGCGTGAAGTCATGGAATGCCATGCCCAGCACGTCCATCTCGACGCCCGCCGTCACCAGGGCGATGGTGGGCCGCATGTGCTCCGGAATGCCGGGTGTGGTGTGCAGCGCGATGGCGGTCCATACGTCTTCAATATCGCGTTCGGCCACGCCGTGGCTTTTCATGAAATCGCGCGCCGCATTGGCGCCGTCGACCTCGAAACGCAGGTCGGGGCTGGCGTGGGGTTGTGTCAGTCCCATGTCATGAAACATGGCGCCCAGGTAAAGCAGTTCCGGGTCGTATTCCAGGCCGCGCCGCTGGCCGGTCAGCGCCCCCCACAGAAACACCCGCCGGCTGTGGTGGTAAAGCAGGTCGTCTTCGGTGTCGCGCACCAGTTCGGTCGCGGCGCGCGCGATGGCGCTGTCGGGAATGCGGATGCCGGCAATGATTTCAGCCATGGGAATGCTCCTGGGTCGGTCGGCCCCCGGCGCGCCGCGCCGGTCAAAAGCCATGTGGATCGGATGCGCCGCCAGACAGCCCGGCGCCTGGATGAATTTCAGCATCCGCCCAAGCGCCGGACAATGCACGCACGACCACGGATCAGGACAAGCGGACGTCGTTTCGCGCCAGGGCATGCGCGCATGCCCTGATGCGCACATAGAATTTCCCCACACCGATTGATTGCGGGCCGGCCCATCTTCGGTGTCCAACCTGTTGCCGCCCTGCCGCGGCCAGACCGAAACCCAACGAGGTCCCCATGAGCATCAAAGCTTCCGCCAAGCCCGCCCAGAGCCTGCTGAGCCCGCACGACCACGCCCTGATCCTGATCGACCACCAGTCGGAAATGGCGTTCAACACCAAATCCATCGACGTGACCAACCTGCGCACCAATACGGCCATCCTGGCGAACACCGCCAAGGGCTTCAAAGTGCCGGCCATCATCACGACCATTTCCAAGGACACTTTCGCGGGCCCGCTGTTCGACGAAATTACCGAAGCCTTTCCCGACGCCGAGGTGATCGACCGCACCACCTCGAACGGCTGGGAAGACGAAAACCTGATCGCGCGCATCAACGCCACCGGCAAGAACCGCCTGGTGATGGCCGGCCTGTGGACCTCGGTGTGCTGCAACGGCCCCGTGCTGTCGGCCCTGGAGCAGGGCTACGAAGTCTACGTGGTCACCGACGCCTGCGGCGACTGCACCGCCGAAGCCCACGAACGCGCCGTGCAGCGCATGGTCCAGGCCGGCGCGCGCCCGATCACCGCGCTGACCTACCTGCTGGAACTGCAGCGCGACTGGGCGCGCGTCGAAACCTATGACTTGACCACGGGCATCGCGCGCAAATTCGGCGGGGCCTTCGGGGTAGGCATCCAGTACGCCAAAACCATGCTCGGCAATCATTGAATATTGCCGGACCGTGGCGCCGGAAGCCGGGTAAATGGCCCTACGCCAGCCACCCGGCCAGCTGCGCGGCGCACAGCACCACCGCGCCGCACCCGATTACCAACAACGGATTCAGCCGCGAGCAGCTCATCAAGAGGGTGGCTGCCGCCGCAATGCCGCGCGCCCACCAGCCGCCTTCCAGCGCCATGAAAAGCACATATACGGCGGCCAGAATCATGCCCGCGGCAATGGGCCGCAGGCCCGCTTCGAGCGCCAGTTGCCAGCGCGCCCCGCGGTGGCGCCGCCACAGGTAGGCCACGCCGTAGATCAGGAAGGCCGTGGGCGCGAAAATCGCCAGGGTGGCGACCACGGCGCCCCAGAAGCCGCCCACATCCCAGCCGATCAGGGTCACCAGCAGCGAGCCCGGGCCGGGCGCGAGGCGCGCAATGGCAAAGGTGTTCAGAAAATCCTGCGCCGTCATCCACTGGTGCACATCCACCACCTGCCTGTGGATCTCGGCCACCGTGGCCTGCCCGCCGCCTATCGTTACCAGCGACAGCGGCGCGAACACCGCCCACAGGCTCCAGAGCACGCTGCCCATCTCAGGCCTTTTCTCCGCGCAGGCGGCCGTACTCGATGGCCACGCTCAGCGCGCCTTCCCCCAGCACCACCCACAACAGAGGCCATTGCAGCAGTCCGACGGCAATGAACGTGGTGGCCAGGAACACCATGGGCAGCACGCGGCGCGGCACCCGGCGCGCCGCCGTGATGGCCATGCTGGCCGACAGCCCGATGGCCGCCGCGGCCGCGCCCGCCAGCGCGATGTTGGTCAGCGGGTATTGGGTGAAGGCGGCGAACACCGCCGCCAGCATGACGATGAAAATGGCCGGCGGGACAATGATTCCCGTGAACCCGGCCACCGCGCCGCGCGCGCCGGCCAGCCGGTAGCCGATCCAGATCGCCATGTTCTTCACATTGACCCCCGGCAGCGCCTGCGACAGCGACAGGCCGTTCAGGAATTCCTCTTCGCTCATCCAGCCGCGCGTTTGCACGAATTCGCGGAACAGCCAGCCGCTGAGCCCGCCGCCGAAGCTGGTCAGGCCGATACGGGAGAAAATAAGAAACAGGCGCCAGGCAGTGGGCCTGGGCGCCGCGTCGGAATCATGGACAGGCATGGTCGAGGCACAGGAAACCGGATGCGGCCCGGCCGGCAGCCGGTTCATTCCGTAAATGTTGATACATCCACGATTATGGCGCAACGTGGATAACAAATACCTGTCTTTGCCCTGTCGCCGGCGGCATGGCCCGGTTTGCCGGCCCGCGGCGTTCCCCAAAACGGGGCGCGCACGGCCATTTTCGGACTTCCAGTAAACTCCAGAAGCCGTTTCGACATCATCCAGCAACCTGTAGAAGCCGCGCAAGGCGGGGCCTGCCGCTCCCGAGCCAGAAGGGTTTCCCCCCGGCCATCGCGACGCGCGGCATCCGCCCAGTACGAGTATCCACAATTCTAGAGACCTGGCCGCGCCTGTATTGGTCCAGTTCTTCTATTTTTGACTAGGCCAGTTCTCATGAACAGTTCTCCCGTGCGACGTGAGCGAGGTCCCCTGGTATGGTCACTGCCCCTTGACGAGCGCCACCCCGGCGAACCCCTGCAAAGCTGGCTCTATGAAGGCATCCGGAAGGCCATCGTGGCCGGGCGCCTGCCGCCGGACAGCCTGCTGCCCGGCTCGCGGTCGCTGGCGCAGCATTATGGCGTGGCGCGCGGCACCGCCCAGACGGTCTACGATCGATTGCTGTCCGAAGGCTATCTCGACGCCCGGCCAGGCAGCGGCACACGGGTCAGCGCGCTGCTGCCCGAGCTGCGCGTCACGCCGCCGCCGGCCCAGCCGTCGGCGCCGGGACAGCGCCGGCCCGAACCCATCGGCCAGTGGGCCGCCAAACTGGCCGGGCTGGAACCGCCGTTTCCCATGAACGTGGCCGGGTCCACGCCCTACCCTTTTGCCCCGCACCGGCCGGACGTCAGGAATTTTCCCATCGACATCTGGCGGCGCCTGCAGGCGCGGCAGCTGCGCGCCTCGCGCATCGATTCTCTGTGGCCCACCGACGGGCCCGGACATCTGCCGCTGCGCCAGGTGATCGCCCAGCAACTGGCCATCTCGCGCGGGCTCAGCACCCAGCCAGAACAGATCATCATTCTGGGCAGCGTGCAGCAGGCCCTGGACCTCTGCATCCGGCTGGTCACTACCCCGGGCGACGCCGTCTGGATGGAAGACCCCGGCTACAACGCCGCGCGGCAGCTGCTGCTGGGCGCGGCGCTGCGCGTGGTCGACGTGGGCATCGACGAGCACGGCATGCGCGTCGAAGACGGCATCAGCCGAGCCCCTGACGCGCGCCTGGTCTACACCACTCCCTGCCATCACTCGCCCTCGGGCACGGTCATGTCGCGCGAGCGGCGCATGCAGATGCTGCAATGGGCGGCCGAGACCGGCGCGCTGATATTCGAAGACGACTACAACAGCGAATTCAGCTTCTCGGGCAATCCGATATCGGCGCTGGGCAGTTTTCCGGGCGCCGAATCCCGGGTCGTATTCGCCGGCACCTTCAGCAAGCTGCTGTTCCCGGCCATCCGCATCGCCTATATCGTGTGCCCGCCCCACCTGGTCGACGCGTTCACGCGCGCGGCTTCGCTGACTTTGCGGCAGACCAACTGGCCGCTGCAGACCGTATTGGCGGAATTCATCCTGGAAGGCCACTTCGACCAGCATGTGCGCCGCATGCGCAAGATCTACGTGGCGCGCGCCCAGGCCTTCCACCACGCCGCCCAGCGGTATTGGCAGGGGCTGATCGACGTCGACCGGCCGCACGCCGGCCTGGACACCGTGGGCCGGCTGGTGGACATGGACGAGGCCACGGCCCTGCGGCGCCTGGCCAAGGCCGGCGTCATGGCGTTCCCCATGGGCAAATACACCGGCTCTCATACCGCCGCGCCCGCGCTGGTCATGGGGTTTGCGCCCTTTACCGAAACCGAGATCGACAACGCCGCCCGCGTGGCGGCCGACGCGTTGCGCCAGCCCGACGCCTGAACACGCCGGCGCGCGCTTCCCGGGCCCGCCGGCCGGCGCCCGCGGCCTTTTATCGTCTTTCCTCATCTCATCAACAGACCGGCTGATCCGCGTTAAGTGGACTAATCACGCAAAGCGTAATCGGATCAAGACACGCTGACCGCGATATCGAAGAATGGGCACTCCATTCATCCATTCGGGATCAGCCATGTCGAGCCAGACCTCACGCCCCAACTACGCCGCCTTTGCCCGCCTGATGCCGCAAGATGCCGCATCGCTCAACGCGCTGGGCGCCGACGCCCACGCGAAACTCGATGCGGCCCTGATCGAGCTGCTGGAAGTGCGGGCCTCGCAAATCAACGGCTGCGCATTCTGCATCCAGTACCACCTGAGCCTGGCTCGCAAGGCCGGCCTGCAGGCCGCCAAGATCGATCTGCTGGCCGCCTGGCGGGAAGCCGGCGATATCTACACGCCCGCCGAGCGCGCCGCGCTGGCCTGGACGGAACACCTGACCGACATCTCGCGCCAGGGCGCGCCGGACCCGGCCTGGCAGGCCCTGCAAGAACATTTCAGCGACGAGCAGATCGTCAGCCTGTGCGTGGTGATCGCGTCGATCAACGCGTGGAACCGCATCGCCATCGCGCTGGCCTTCCAGCCCATGGGCGCCAAATAAATAACCCGCCGCGGCGATGCCGGCGAAACCGGCGCAGCGCCGCTCCCTCCGCGAGAGCGCAGCCATGTCAGATCTATCTTTTATGTCACAGCTCGTCGATGAATACGGGCACGTGCTGCTGATGGCCACGGTGTTCTTCGAGCAGATGGGGCTGCCCCTGCCGGCCTATCCATCGCTGCTGCTGGCGGGCGCCATTCCCGCCAGCATGACGGGCATGGGCGCGCTCTGCGCCACGCTGGGCATGGTGGTGGCGGCCTGCCTGGCGGCCGATACCGCCTGGTACTGGGCCGGCCGGCGCTATGGCAGCGCCCTGACCCGCGGCGTATGCCGGTTCTCGATTTCGCCCAGTGCCTGCGTCGTCACCAGCAACAACGCTTTCCGCCGCTTCGGGCCGCGTTCGCTGCTGGTAGCCAAGTTCCTGCCCGGCGCGGGCGCCATCACCACCCTGCTGGCCGGCGCCAGCGGCACCCGGCTGAGGATATTCCTGTTGTACGACCTGGGCGGGTCCGCGCTATGGGCCGGATCCGCGCTCGTCCTGGGCTTCGTCTTCCAGGAAACCGTAATGGTGGTTTTCAAGGCGGTGCGCCCGTACATCGTGACCGGCCTTATCGGCTTCATCCTGCTGACATGCGCCGCGATCGCCGTGCTGGTCTATCGGCGGCGGCAGGAGCGGGTTTCGCTGGAGCTCAAGCCGATCATGCATGCATCCCGACTCATTTCCCTGCGATCCGCCCCGGGCGAACCGCAAGGCATCCGCGGTATCAGCGAAAACAGCAGCAGTGGCAGTACCCGCAGCATCACCCGCGGCAGCAATGCCGGCAACAGCATGACCTCTCTCACCTATTGACGCATGACCAACCCCTTTCCTTATCTCATCTGAATCAGGAGTCCATCATGAACACCCTCAAAACCTTGATCGTCGTTTCCCAACTTGCGCTGGCCGCCGGCGCGTATGCCGCCGATGTCGAGCAGCCCGCGCCGCTGCCGCAGTCCCAGGTCGCCGGCAAGACGCGCGCACAGGTCGTGGCCGAGCTGCGCGAAGCCCGGGCGGCTGGCCTGGTGTGGTCGCAGGAAGCCACGGCGCCGGTCCAGCAGGCCGCCGATTCCAGCCTGACGCGCACCCAGGTCTGGGCCGAACTGCAGCAGGCTCGCCGGCAAGGCCTGGTCAGCACCGGCGATCTCGACTATCCCCCGGCGTCGTGATCGCGGCCGTCCGGTTCGCCCGCGGCTGGCCGGGAGCCCTCCCGGCCAGCCGGAATTCCCCGCCAAGCAAAAAGGAAATGCCATGAAGATCGTCGTTATCGGTGGAACCGGCCTGATCGGTTCGAAAGTCGTAAGCAAGCTGCAGGCCCGCGGCCACAAGGCCATTGCCGCCTCGCCCAATACGGGCGTCAACGCGGTCACGGGCGAGGGCCTGCGTGAAGCCCTGGCCGGCGCGCAAGTCGTGGTCGACGTGGCCAACTCGCCTACGTTCGAAGACGCCGCGTCGCTGGAATTCTTCCAGCGCGCCGGCCACAATCTGCTGGCCGCCGAGATCGCCACGGGCGTGAGCCATCACGTGGCCTTGTCCGTCGTCGGCACCGAACGCCTGCTGGACAGCGGTTACTTCCGCGCCAAAATGGCCCAGCAGCAGATCATCAAGGCCGGCAGCGTGCCGTACACGATCGTCCAGTCCACCCAGTTCTTTGAATTCCTGGGCGGCATCGCCCAGTC is from Bordetella petrii and encodes:
- a CDS encoding Bug family tripartite tricarboxylate transporter substrate binding protein yields the protein MSKISRFYRALGALGLLLAGSSLCLAAGQPPMPQTIKLIVGYPPGGSVDTVARLLAQPLAENLGANVIVENRPGAGGRIAAGIVKHSPPDGSVVMIAPNALTTIQTLVYAKTLGYDMRKDFVPVSRLIAYPIALSVSAASPIKTPADLAAWLKAHPGQANYGSSSAGGMSHFAGLMYAKAAGVQWTHVAFKGGAPLLNAILGGHVVAGIDTLIDHIEYHRTGKLRILGIFTPKRYRLAPEVPTLEEQGIKGLDVQGWFGAYAPAGTPQETVRRLDEAIGKALSDPPFVDRLNKLVIESAYLPSAEFTRLQEAELRQWAPVIRDSGFNPEQ
- a CDS encoding LysR family transcriptional regulator, with product MTLQQLRDFIAVIEHGGFRAAARALNVSQGGLTKSLARLEDDHGVCLLARDAKGLELTAHGEEFLHLARATVLEADRASQWLFKTGAQQRPTINIGISIDPALRLAPTVLNDFRSRNPDVSLQITQSVASDLLLQVRDNRIEVALVRIPAGLQSDDLHVEALYQARPAILARAGHPLARARSVSELIQCDWIVVGSAPDRGTEDASLTELFDDAQLGRPRIAAYSSSLFDTVSMLMESDCLARLPRVVLDHPLVQGRLVAIPVDDPPRPYTIGIVYKSGRRLSREAQRLCAMLASYARIDRVQERP
- a CDS encoding GlxA family transcriptional regulator, with the translated sequence MPTRTVAIAIHDGVQALDVAGPVDVFHEANGYLPPQDRYETVLVAADRSPLRASNRMQMLADLAFEDAGAGFDILLVAGGPGLPEAEPDPRFVEWIRAASQRAGIYGSICTGAFALGHAGLLDQRRVTTHWQNASRLAARFPRARVEPDAIYVCDGRLVTSAGVTAGIDLALALVGQCHGPAISVAVAKRLVVVAQRQGGQSQFSPYLSAPADPVSPVARIQAHVMAHIGGRHTLQSLAAEVGMSPRSLARYFVQEAGITPHEFVQRARIDAARMMLEAGERPLKTIAYDCGFGTVDRMRIVFGARLGVTPAQYRASFRRRGP
- a CDS encoding catalase, whose protein sequence is MTDKQTPNGDALPAMTHATGAPVADNLNTMTAGPRGPALLQDIWLIEKLAHFDREVIPERRMHAKGWGAHGTFTVTHDISRYTKAKIFSQVGKQTPLFMRFSTVAGERGAADAERDIRGFAVKFYTEEGNWDIVGNNTPVFFFRDPLRFPDLNHAIKRDPRTGLRSPDSNWDFWTLLPEALHQVTIVMSDRGIPRTLRHMHGFGSHTFSMINAANERVWVKFHFRCQQGIENLTDQEAAAIIANDRENHGRDLLEAIDRGDFPRWKLFIQVMTEQQARGHKHNPFDLTKVWPKGDYPLIEVGVMELNRYPDNYFAEVEQAAFSPANVVPGIGFSPDRMLQGRLFSYGDAQRYRLGANFNHIPVNAPRCPFHSFHRDGAMRTDGNLGATTNYWPNSKGAWIGNDPSLQEPPLALDGAADHWDHRVDEDHFEQPGNLFRLMSPAQQQLLFENTARAMGDARLEVKRRHVDNCAKADPAYGAGVAKALGL
- a CDS encoding HD domain-containing protein, producing MAEIIAGIRIPDSAIARAATELVRDTEDDLLYHHSRRVFLWGALTGQRRGLEYDPELLYLGAMFHDMGLTQPHASPDLRFEVDGANAARDFMKSHGVAERDIEDVWTAIALHTTPGIPEHMRPTIALVTAGVEMDVLGMAFHDFTHDQRDHVCRHHPREPDFKESIIDHFAAGIRHKPQTTLGNVKADVLALKDPGYKRMNFCSIILNSAWPN
- a CDS encoding hydrolase, whose product is MSIKASAKPAQSLLSPHDHALILIDHQSEMAFNTKSIDVTNLRTNTAILANTAKGFKVPAIITTISKDTFAGPLFDEITEAFPDAEVIDRTTSNGWEDENLIARINATGKNRLVMAGLWTSVCCNGPVLSALEQGYEVYVVTDACGDCTAEAHERAVQRMVQAGARPITALTYLLELQRDWARVETYDLTTGIARKFGGAFGVGIQYAKTMLGNH
- a CDS encoding chromate transporter, which gives rise to MGSVLWSLWAVFAPLSLVTIGGGQATVAEIHRQVVDVHQWMTAQDFLNTFAIARLAPGPGSLLVTLIGWDVGGFWGAVVATLAIFAPTAFLIYGVAYLWRRHRGARWQLALEAGLRPIAAGMILAAVYVLFMALEGGWWARGIAAAATLLMSCSRLNPLLVIGCGAVVLCAAQLAGWLA
- a CDS encoding chromate transporter, producing MPVHDSDAAPRPTAWRLFLIFSRIGLTSFGGGLSGWLFREFVQTRGWMSEEEFLNGLSLSQALPGVNVKNMAIWIGYRLAGARGAVAGFTGIIVPPAIFIVMLAAVFAAFTQYPLTNIALAGAAAAAIGLSASMAITAARRVPRRVLPMVFLATTFIAVGLLQWPLLWVVLGEGALSVAIEYGRLRGEKA
- a CDS encoding PLP-dependent aminotransferase family protein, with the translated sequence MNSSPVRRERGPLVWSLPLDERHPGEPLQSWLYEGIRKAIVAGRLPPDSLLPGSRSLAQHYGVARGTAQTVYDRLLSEGYLDARPGSGTRVSALLPELRVTPPPAQPSAPGQRRPEPIGQWAAKLAGLEPPFPMNVAGSTPYPFAPHRPDVRNFPIDIWRRLQARQLRASRIDSLWPTDGPGHLPLRQVIAQQLAISRGLSTQPEQIIILGSVQQALDLCIRLVTTPGDAVWMEDPGYNAARQLLLGAALRVVDVGIDEHGMRVEDGISRAPDARLVYTTPCHHSPSGTVMSRERRMQMLQWAAETGALIFEDDYNSEFSFSGNPISALGSFPGAESRVVFAGTFSKLLFPAIRIAYIVCPPHLVDAFTRAASLTLRQTNWPLQTVLAEFILEGHFDQHVRRMRKIYVARAQAFHHAAQRYWQGLIDVDRPHAGLDTVGRLVDMDEATALRRLAKAGVMAFPMGKYTGSHTAAPALVMGFAPFTETEIDNAARVAADALRQPDA
- a CDS encoding carboxymuconolactone decarboxylase family protein, producing the protein MSSQTSRPNYAAFARLMPQDAASLNALGADAHAKLDAALIELLEVRASQINGCAFCIQYHLSLARKAGLQAAKIDLLAAWREAGDIYTPAERAALAWTEHLTDISRQGAPDPAWQALQEHFSDEQIVSLCVVIASINAWNRIAIALAFQPMGAK
- a CDS encoding DedA family protein: MSQLVDEYGHVLLMATVFFEQMGLPLPAYPSLLLAGAIPASMTGMGALCATLGMVVAACLAADTAWYWAGRRYGSALTRGVCRFSISPSACVVTSNNAFRRFGPRSLLVAKFLPGAGAITTLLAGASGTRLRIFLLYDLGGSALWAGSALVLGFVFQETVMVVFKAVRPYIVTGLIGFILLTCAAIAVLVYRRRQERVSLELKPIMHASRLISLRSAPGEPQGIRGISENSSSGSTRSITRGSNAGNSMTSLTY
- a CDS encoding DUF4148 domain-containing protein translates to MNTLKTLIVVSQLALAAGAYAADVEQPAPLPQSQVAGKTRAQVVAELREARAAGLVWSQEATAPVQQAADSSLTRTQVWAELQQARRQGLVSTGDLDYPPAS
- a CDS encoding SDR family oxidoreductase encodes the protein MKIVVIGGTGLIGSKVVSKLQARGHKAIAASPNTGVNAVTGEGLREALAGAQVVVDVANSPTFEDAASLEFFQRAGHNLLAAEIATGVSHHVALSVVGTERLLDSGYFRAKMAQQQIIKAGSVPYTIVQSTQFFEFLGGIAQSGDDGTQIRLSPAALQPIAAEDVAEAVADAATAAPVNGIVEIAGPERSSVAGFVQRYLDAMKDTRKVVADETAAYFGVVLNEKSLVPVREPRLGAISFDTWFDRYARK